Proteins encoded by one window of Serratia nevei:
- a CDS encoding 3-hydroxyacyl-CoA dehydrogenase family protein translates to MQSSDYAVLGAGLMGVGIATHFIRHGHEVLLYDPDPQRRVEAPAVASGILAELSDVGQFDNAERDAALARLRVTGELNDVARARLLIEAIPERLELKHALYEQLEGLIADDAVIASNTSGLPPDELAARMTHPQRLLIAHFWHPPHLIPLVEIVPGRATDPRHLAAVQALLGGMALEAVLLERAAPGFVGNRLQFAVLREALHIVHSGIASAEVVDQVMRASLGRRYAMVGPLEAADMTGLPTVADIARHLFPELATGDEMMALVEQRLQRGDTGQRSGRGFYLWDDARRERIQRRRAHQLRFALKP, encoded by the coding sequence ATGCAGTCATCTGATTATGCGGTACTGGGCGCCGGATTGATGGGGGTGGGCATCGCCACCCACTTTATTCGCCACGGCCATGAGGTGCTGCTGTATGACCCGGATCCGCAGCGGCGGGTGGAGGCGCCGGCGGTGGCGAGCGGCATTCTGGCCGAGCTGAGCGACGTCGGGCAGTTTGATAACGCTGAGCGCGACGCGGCGCTGGCGCGCCTGCGCGTGACCGGCGAGCTGAACGACGTGGCGCGCGCCCGGCTGCTTATTGAGGCGATCCCGGAACGGCTCGAGCTGAAGCACGCGCTGTATGAGCAGTTGGAAGGGCTGATCGCCGACGACGCGGTGATTGCCAGCAACACCAGCGGCCTGCCGCCGGACGAGCTGGCGGCGCGCATGACCCACCCGCAGCGCCTGCTGATCGCCCACTTCTGGCACCCGCCGCACCTGATCCCGCTGGTGGAGATCGTGCCCGGCCGCGCCACCGATCCGCGCCATCTGGCGGCGGTGCAGGCGCTGCTCGGCGGGATGGCGCTGGAGGCGGTGCTGCTGGAGCGCGCCGCGCCGGGGTTTGTCGGCAACCGGCTGCAGTTTGCGGTGCTGCGCGAGGCGCTGCACATCGTCCACAGCGGCATCGCCAGCGCCGAGGTGGTGGATCAGGTGATGCGCGCCTCGCTGGGGCGGCGCTACGCCATGGTCGGCCCGCTGGAGGCCGCTGACATGACCGGGCTGCCGACGGTGGCGGACATCGCTCGCCACCTGTTCCCTGAACTGGCGACCGGCGACGAGATGATGGCGTTGGTGGAACAGCGGCTGCAGCGCGGCGATACCGGCCAGCGCAGCGGCCGGGGATTTTATCTTTGGGATGACGCACGCAGGGAACGCATTCAACGGCGACGGGCGCATCAGCTGCGCTTTGCGCTGAAACCGTAA